From a single Paraburkholderia sp. D15 genomic region:
- a CDS encoding cytochrome c has translation MKPTLRDLLKRRASITLMGGLLVAGSLSLSGVPPVSLVTQARAAANASSVTSGSVANAANANAANANANANAGANGTATASSDLIKRGEYLARAGDCVACHTAPRGKLFAGGLAMDTPFGTIYSPNITPDVQYGIGTWSQEAFFKMMRTGRRPDGTLIYPAMPIAQFTKVTRADSDAIFAYLMSVPSVRESNHPNSLRFPFNQRKLLYGWRTLYFREGEYQPDPTKSVEWNRGAYLVEGLGHCTMCHSRINMLGGSSQSEQFAGGLIPVQNWYAPSLTSNKDGGLGDWSVKDIVDLLQAGISDRGAVYGPMAEVTYHSLQYLNDDDVKAMAGYLKTLPDKSGRKSGPTAPTNTHVFELGAKIYADKCALCHGEKGEGQLQHYPPLAGNQSIEMDSAVNPVRIVLNGGFPPGTTRNPEPYGMPPFGQELNDTDAAAVVTYIRTAWGNHGQPVSSREINELRKAPLH, from the coding sequence ATGAAGCCGACACTTCGCGATCTCCTCAAACGGCGCGCGTCGATCACGCTGATGGGCGGCTTACTCGTGGCCGGCAGTCTGTCGCTGTCCGGCGTGCCACCTGTCTCGCTCGTCACCCAGGCGCGCGCCGCCGCTAATGCGTCGTCCGTAACTTCAGGCTCGGTCGCAAACGCCGCGAACGCAAACGCCGCAAACGCAAACGCAAACGCGAACGCGGGCGCCAACGGAACAGCCACCGCATCCAGCGACCTCATCAAGCGCGGCGAATACCTCGCCCGTGCCGGCGATTGCGTCGCGTGCCACACCGCGCCGCGCGGCAAGCTGTTCGCCGGCGGCCTCGCGATGGACACGCCGTTCGGCACGATCTACTCGCCGAACATCACGCCCGACGTGCAATACGGCATCGGCACCTGGAGCCAGGAAGCGTTCTTCAAGATGATGCGCACGGGCCGCCGTCCAGACGGCACGCTGATCTATCCCGCGATGCCGATCGCGCAGTTCACCAAGGTCACGCGCGCGGATTCGGACGCGATCTTCGCGTATCTGATGAGCGTGCCTTCGGTGCGCGAATCGAATCACCCGAACTCGCTGCGCTTCCCGTTCAATCAACGCAAGCTGCTGTACGGCTGGCGCACGCTGTATTTCCGCGAAGGCGAATATCAGCCCGATCCGACGAAATCCGTCGAATGGAATCGCGGCGCGTATCTGGTGGAAGGCCTCGGGCACTGCACGATGTGTCACAGCCGCATCAACATGCTCGGCGGCTCGTCGCAGAGCGAGCAGTTCGCGGGCGGCCTGATTCCGGTGCAGAACTGGTACGCGCCGTCGCTGACGTCGAACAAGGACGGCGGCCTCGGCGACTGGAGCGTGAAGGACATCGTCGATCTGCTGCAGGCCGGCATTTCGGATCGCGGCGCGGTGTACGGCCCGATGGCCGAAGTCACCTATCACAGCCTCCAGTACCTGAACGACGACGACGTCAAGGCGATGGCCGGCTACCTGAAGACGCTGCCCGACAAGAGCGGCCGCAAGTCGGGACCGACCGCGCCGACCAACACGCACGTATTCGAACTCGGCGCGAAGATCTACGCGGACAAATGCGCGCTGTGCCACGGCGAAAAGGGCGAGGGCCAGTTGCAGCACTACCCGCCGCTCGCCGGCAACCAGTCGATCGAAATGGACTCGGCCGTCAATCCGGTCCGGATCGTTCTCAACGGCGGCTTCCCGCCGGGCACGACGCGCAATCCCGAACCCTACGGCATGCCGCCGTTCGGCCAGGAACTGAACGATACCGATGCCGCCGCCGTCGTCACCTACATCCGCACGGCGTGGGGCAATCACGGCCAGCCCGTGAGCTCGCGCGAAATCAACGAGCTGCGCAAGGCACCGCTGCATTGA
- a CDS encoding c-type cytochrome, translating to MYRRTIGSSVLFVFYVMWSGAALAAGDASGAMPSTMDERVRACTSCHGVQGQGLNNDYFPRIAGKPADYLFNQLSAFRDGGRTYPPMGYLLAFLPDDYLRKISQYFADLQPPYPDPDSTPVAPAVLAAGQRLVTQGDPARRIPACIACHGERMTGTQPGIPGLLGLHASYIAGQMGTWRSGTRHALAPDCMHSIAVKLSDRDITAVSSWLARQPRPADPRPAPASAARLPLACGSQPQ from the coding sequence GTGTATCGCAGAACTATCGGATCTTCGGTCCTGTTCGTGTTTTACGTCATGTGGAGCGGCGCGGCGCTGGCCGCCGGCGACGCATCCGGCGCGATGCCGTCGACCATGGACGAACGCGTGCGTGCCTGCACCTCGTGCCACGGCGTGCAGGGTCAAGGGTTGAACAACGACTACTTCCCGCGAATCGCCGGCAAACCCGCCGACTATCTGTTCAACCAGTTGAGCGCATTCCGCGACGGCGGCCGTACCTACCCGCCGATGGGCTATCTGCTCGCCTTCCTGCCCGACGACTATTTGCGCAAGATCAGCCAGTACTTCGCCGATCTGCAACCGCCCTATCCCGACCCCGATAGCACGCCGGTCGCGCCGGCCGTGCTCGCCGCCGGTCAACGGCTCGTCACGCAGGGCGATCCGGCGCGCAGGATTCCCGCGTGCATCGCCTGTCACGGCGAGCGCATGACCGGCACGCAACCGGGCATCCCAGGCCTGCTCGGTCTGCACGCGAGCTACATCGCCGGGCAGATGGGGACGTGGCGCTCGGGCACGCGCCACGCGCTCGCGCCGGACTGCATGCATTCGATCGCCGTGAAGCTGAGCGACCGCGACATCACCGCGGTCTCCAGCTGGCTCGCGCGCCAGCCACGTCCGGCCGATCCGCGGCCCGCGCCGGCCAGCGCTGCGCGTCTGCCGCTCGCCTGCGGGAGTCAACCGCAATGA
- a CDS encoding LysR family transcriptional regulator encodes MSQRGFDLTQLRTFVAVAESGSVSAGADRVFLSQSSVSEQLKKLEERAGLPLFVRSKQGVSPTPAGSRLLEHARRIIAMSEAAFEDVQGRSLDGELRIAITDYYRPHDIARILKTFSEQHPRLKLHVTVLPSAVIDSSAEGDASFDIGLSLRLGTDATRAGKRRGAPASTVVRREKLLWVCAADTTARPAAPYPLVLLPSTCQLQRFVVKLLDEHKVAYLVSHSASGVAGLQLALRAGLGISCLNESATGGGVMPCPPGVDLPPLPPVEFHLLPGRPGESELVSNARIALKQLFS; translated from the coding sequence ATGAGCCAACGTGGATTCGACCTGACGCAATTGCGTACCTTTGTCGCCGTCGCCGAGTCGGGCAGCGTGTCGGCAGGCGCGGACCGGGTGTTCCTGTCGCAGTCGTCGGTCAGCGAACAGTTGAAGAAACTGGAGGAACGTGCGGGCCTGCCGCTCTTCGTGCGCAGCAAACAAGGCGTCAGCCCCACGCCCGCCGGCAGCCGGCTGCTTGAGCATGCGCGACGCATCATCGCAATGAGCGAGGCGGCGTTCGAGGATGTGCAGGGCCGCTCGCTCGACGGCGAATTGCGCATCGCGATCACCGACTATTACCGGCCGCACGACATCGCACGCATCCTGAAAACGTTTTCGGAGCAGCATCCGCGGCTGAAGCTGCATGTGACGGTGCTGCCGAGCGCGGTGATCGACAGCAGCGCGGAAGGCGACGCCTCCTTCGACATCGGCCTGTCGCTGCGGCTCGGGACCGACGCGACCCGCGCCGGCAAGCGGCGCGGCGCCCCCGCGAGCACGGTCGTGCGGCGCGAGAAGCTGTTGTGGGTCTGCGCGGCCGATACGACCGCCCGGCCCGCCGCGCCGTATCCGCTGGTACTGCTGCCGTCCACGTGCCAGTTGCAGCGCTTCGTCGTCAAACTGCTCGACGAGCACAAGGTCGCGTATCTGGTGTCGCACTCGGCGTCCGGCGTGGCCGGTCTGCAGTTGGCGCTGCGGGCCGGGCTCGGCATTTCCTGCCTGAACGAATCGGCGACGGGCGGCGGCGTGATGCCCTGCCCGCCTGGTGTGGATTTACCCCCGCTTCCGCCGGTCGAGTTTCATCTGCTGCCGGGACGGCCTGGCGAAAGCGAACTCGTCAGCAACGCACGAATCGCGTTGAAGCAGTTGTTCAGTTGA
- a CDS encoding MFS transporter has translation MKNVTVDGTRMPGERAASHRWKVLGVGFAANASFSAAFSGIPTTAVFLRSGYHLGNGGLGLVLGMLGLGIAVSELPWGLLTDRWGDRRVLLLGLLTTGAALAGMAAFVAPSAGYVPSVTMLALGLLLVGLLGGSVNGSSGRAVMAWFREGERGLAMSIRQTAVPAGGGLGALVLPALASHYGFASAYAVLALACAITAGFTWHWLHEPPQATADATGAARAATQGSNAAAAHHKSAPAAASPLRNVGIWRVALGAAALCVPQLAVVTFGTVFLHDFSRAGVLAISVTMAAVQTGAAVARVWSGGWTDRRGNRRAYMRACSLVTAGLFASLALVTGIVGAHHGAVTTLFAAMVVLGGVSASAWHGVAFTELATQAGTSRAGTALAIGNTCVFLTLFLTPLAIPALLSVGSWPMVWAVASVCALIAWPIFPRATRAAKVSRAPA, from the coding sequence ATGAAAAACGTAACGGTTGACGGCACGCGGATGCCGGGCGAACGGGCGGCGAGCCATCGGTGGAAAGTGCTGGGGGTGGGATTTGCCGCGAACGCGAGTTTTTCCGCCGCGTTCTCGGGTATTCCGACCACGGCGGTCTTTCTGCGCTCGGGCTATCACCTCGGTAACGGCGGACTTGGGCTCGTGCTTGGCATGCTCGGCCTTGGGATTGCCGTCAGCGAATTGCCGTGGGGGTTGCTGACCGACCGCTGGGGCGACCGGCGCGTGTTGCTGCTCGGCCTGCTGACCACCGGCGCGGCGCTGGCCGGCATGGCGGCGTTCGTCGCGCCGTCCGCGGGCTACGTGCCGAGCGTGACGATGCTCGCGCTCGGGCTGCTGCTGGTCGGCTTGTTGGGCGGCAGCGTGAACGGGTCGAGCGGCCGCGCGGTGATGGCGTGGTTCCGCGAAGGCGAGCGCGGACTGGCGATGAGCATCCGCCAGACCGCCGTGCCCGCGGGCGGCGGCCTCGGCGCGCTGGTGCTGCCGGCGCTCGCGTCGCACTATGGTTTTGCCAGCGCGTATGCGGTGCTGGCGCTCGCGTGTGCGATCACGGCAGGGTTCACGTGGCACTGGCTGCACGAGCCGCCGCAGGCGACAGCGGACGCAACGGGCGCGGCGCGGGCGGCCACGCAAGGCTCGAACGCTGCGGCAGCTCACCATAAAAGCGCTCCGGCAGCCGCTTCGCCACTGCGCAACGTCGGCATCTGGCGCGTCGCCCTCGGCGCGGCGGCGCTGTGTGTGCCGCAACTCGCGGTCGTCACGTTCGGCACGGTGTTTCTGCACGACTTCAGCCGCGCCGGCGTGCTCGCGATCAGCGTGACGATGGCGGCGGTGCAAACCGGCGCCGCCGTCGCGCGGGTCTGGAGCGGCGGCTGGACCGACCGGCGCGGCAATCGTCGCGCATACATGCGGGCGTGCAGTCTGGTGACGGCGGGGTTGTTCGCGTCGCTCGCGCTCGTGACGGGGATCGTCGGCGCGCACCACGGCGCGGTGACGACGCTGTTCGCGGCGATGGTCGTGCTGGGCGGCGTGAGCGCGTCGGCGTGGCACGGCGTCGCCTTCACGGAACTCGCGACGCAGGCCGGCACGAGCCGCGCGGGTACCGCGCTGGCGATCGGCAACACCTGTGTCTTTCTCACGTTGTTCCTGACGCCGCTCGCGATTCCCGCGTTGCTGTCGGTCGGATCGTGGCCGATGGTCTGGGCGGTGGCGAGCGTCTGTGCGCTGATCGCGTGGCCGATCTTTCCGCGTGCGACGCGCGCGGCCAAGGTGAGCCGGGCGCCGGCGTGA
- a CDS encoding response regulator transcription factor, with protein MNLRIILADDHPFVLLGIRAALEARAGVKIVGEAATPTALIALLQGTPCDVLVTDLSMREPHGGAQDGLGLIQRIRRDWPRLRVVVITTLMNTAILRAIVSDGAVSTLGKVEPMEELWRAIEAARRGEVHLGRSIAEALAQPGDDEVPPAPAPMPAPRLSWRQAEVVRRLADGQSVAEIAAALGCERRSVNRQRREAMYKLGVTNEPGLFAWLRAYGMTDFESHI; from the coding sequence GTGAACCTCAGAATTATTCTGGCGGACGATCATCCATTCGTTCTCCTCGGCATTCGGGCCGCGCTCGAAGCGCGCGCGGGTGTCAAGATCGTCGGCGAAGCGGCCACGCCGACGGCATTAATCGCGTTACTGCAGGGCACGCCGTGCGACGTGCTCGTCACCGATCTCTCGATGCGCGAGCCGCATGGCGGCGCGCAAGACGGGCTCGGCCTGATCCAGCGGATCCGGCGCGACTGGCCACGCTTGCGCGTCGTCGTGATCACCACGCTGATGAACACGGCGATCCTGCGCGCGATCGTGTCCGACGGCGCGGTCAGCACGCTCGGCAAGGTCGAGCCGATGGAAGAACTGTGGCGCGCGATCGAAGCGGCCAGACGCGGCGAAGTGCACCTGGGGCGTTCCATCGCCGAAGCGCTCGCCCAGCCGGGCGACGACGAAGTGCCGCCCGCGCCGGCGCCCATGCCTGCGCCACGGTTGTCGTGGCGTCAGGCGGAAGTCGTCCGGCGTCTCGCCGACGGCCAGTCGGTCGCGGAAATCGCGGCGGCGCTCGGTTGCGAGCGCCGCTCGGTCAACCGGCAGCGTCGCGAAGCGATGTACAAGCTCGGCGTCACGAACGAACCGGGCCTGTTCGCATGGCTGCGCGCCTACGGAATGACCGACTTTGAGTCGCATATCTAA
- a CDS encoding response regulator transcription factor, producing the protein MNDVAETGTPVRAIIADDHPLVLLAIDNLIGGYPNMQVVGRAADATELFAEVARNPCDLVLMDLYMPGGVDGNGLEVVAQFKQRYPAVRLVVLTMETDASALQKVIALGVDGLISKRDRIDLIHVAIVTALARECFVGPAVRALIAEATVIQRLDFVRAVLSRRELEVFTHYASGLGVTEIAARLGRSVKTISAQKCTAMRKLALQTDAELFRFAVEHGVVAEERAQGR; encoded by the coding sequence ATGAACGACGTCGCTGAAACAGGCACGCCCGTCAGAGCCATCATTGCCGACGATCATCCGCTGGTTTTGCTGGCGATCGACAATCTGATCGGCGGCTATCCGAACATGCAGGTCGTCGGACGCGCGGCCGACGCCACCGAACTCTTCGCGGAAGTGGCGCGCAACCCGTGCGATCTGGTGCTGATGGACCTCTACATGCCCGGCGGTGTCGACGGCAACGGGCTCGAAGTCGTCGCGCAGTTCAAGCAGCGTTATCCGGCCGTGCGCCTCGTGGTGCTCACCATGGAGACCGACGCGAGCGCGTTGCAGAAAGTCATCGCGCTCGGTGTCGACGGATTGATCAGCAAGCGCGACCGCATCGATCTGATTCACGTGGCGATCGTCACGGCGCTCGCGCGCGAATGCTTCGTCGGACCGGCGGTGCGCGCGCTGATCGCCGAGGCGACCGTGATTCAGCGCCTCGATTTCGTGCGCGCCGTGCTGTCGCGCCGCGAACTGGAGGTGTTTACACACTACGCCTCGGGACTCGGCGTGACCGAGATCGCCGCGCGCCTCGGCCGTAGCGTCAAGACAATCAGCGCGCAGAAATGCACGGCCATGCGCAAGCTCGCGTTGCAGACGGACGCCGAGCTGTTCCGCTTCGCCGTCGAGCACGGCGTGGTCGCCGAGGAGCGCGCGCAAGGCCGCTGA
- a CDS encoding response regulator transcription factor, with protein MKRKIRVIVADDHDCVRVGVQRLLRAAPHIEVVGEAADTYGLAELLDARACDVVVSDVSMPGIDGGSNAVSFLRRLLRGRPHPCVVVLTMICHAHMLSGLLHIGVGAIVDKRDVAGALIEAIEASVAGRVFLSEQARVAMETSNTPVQLGAGVLSAREWEVFQLYVQGHAVHEIATRLQRSGKTISTQKRSAMRKLGLETESDLIDYARQIGLT; from the coding sequence ATGAAACGAAAAATTCGCGTCATCGTGGCCGACGATCACGACTGCGTTCGCGTCGGCGTCCAGCGGTTGCTGCGGGCCGCGCCGCATATCGAAGTGGTCGGCGAGGCGGCCGATACCTATGGTCTGGCCGAACTGCTCGACGCCCGTGCGTGCGACGTGGTCGTGTCGGACGTCAGCATGCCGGGCATCGACGGCGGCAGCAACGCCGTTTCCTTTCTACGCCGGTTGCTTCGCGGGCGGCCCCATCCGTGCGTCGTCGTGCTCACGATGATCTGCCACGCGCACATGTTGTCCGGCCTGCTGCACATCGGCGTGGGCGCGATCGTCGACAAGCGCGACGTCGCCGGCGCGCTGATCGAGGCGATCGAAGCCAGCGTGGCCGGCCGCGTGTTTCTGTCGGAACAGGCGCGCGTCGCGATGGAAACGTCGAATACGCCCGTGCAACTCGGCGCGGGCGTATTGAGCGCGCGCGAATGGGAGGTCTTCCAGCTTTATGTGCAGGGCCATGCGGTTCACGAAATCGCGACCCGTCTGCAGCGCAGCGGCAAAACCATCAGCACGCAGAAGCGCAGCGCGATGCGCAAGCTCGGACTGGAGACCGAGTCCGATCTGATCGACTACGCGCGGCAGATTGGCTTGACGTGA